A genome region from Pseudomonas anguilliseptica includes the following:
- a CDS encoding TonB-dependent siderophore receptor gives MQSRFMLSHLSLAVVAASLSPCTLFAAEVVDAEVDALSAAAEPADAIKLKDAVVTAKQELKQAPGVSIITAEDIKKRPPANDLSDVIRREPGVNLTGNSTSGSRGNNRQIDLRGMGPENTLILIDGRPSSSRNAVRYGWTGDRDTRGETNWVPAEEVERIEILRGPAAARYGSGAMGGVVNIITKRPTEQLRGSVTLYAIQPEDDAEGAGQRANFNLSGALNDSLAFRLYGGANKTNADDADINANDIAAVGSQVAGREGVRNKDISGLLSWQLNPAHSLDLEATYSRQGNIYAGDTMLNGGGAFVNQLYGKETNIIQRSSYALTHNGEYDWGSSTASLAYDYTRNERLNEGWAGGGEGAPAEGAGVFMSRLRNTRGNAEVNLPLEMGAPQVLTLGGEYLYESLNDPGSLRAQTWDPGVGGVPAIPGFDRNQTKTTAHSFALFAEDNIEVGERTIVTPGLRYDDHEEFGGNWSPSLNASHELTDELTLKGGIARAYKTPNLYQSNPNYLLYSMGFGCNAAEANAGGCYLIGNPDLEPETSINKEIGLALDKGTWRTSATYFRNDYKNKIVSSNTAAFRLANGRRVQNWENSGKAVVEGVEGNLFVTLSPTLEWNTNFTYMIESKDKDSGEPLSIIPEYTVNTSLDWAATEKLSLQVSGTYYGTQESPSYNARRNVAIDSQAQKDIDPYGLMGVSAGYAFNEQYSVRMGINNLFDKRIYREGNATEAGANTYNEAGRAYFASVTASF, from the coding sequence ATGCAGTCGCGATTCATGCTCAGTCATCTATCATTGGCCGTCGTTGCGGCCAGTCTTTCCCCCTGCACGCTGTTTGCCGCCGAGGTGGTGGATGCCGAGGTGGATGCTCTGAGTGCAGCCGCCGAGCCCGCCGATGCGATCAAGCTCAAGGATGCTGTGGTCACCGCCAAGCAGGAGCTCAAGCAAGCGCCAGGCGTATCGATCATTACCGCTGAAGACATCAAGAAGCGCCCGCCGGCCAATGATCTCTCCGATGTGATTCGCCGCGAGCCAGGAGTTAATCTGACCGGCAACAGCACCAGTGGCAGCCGGGGTAACAACCGCCAGATCGACCTGCGCGGCATGGGCCCGGAAAACACCCTGATTCTTATCGATGGTCGTCCTTCCAGCTCGCGCAACGCCGTGCGATATGGCTGGACCGGTGATCGCGACACCCGTGGCGAAACCAACTGGGTGCCGGCTGAAGAAGTTGAGCGTATCGAAATTCTCCGTGGTCCGGCCGCCGCACGTTATGGCTCGGGGGCCATGGGCGGGGTGGTGAATATCATCACCAAGCGGCCGACCGAGCAGCTGCGTGGCTCGGTCACCCTGTACGCGATCCAGCCGGAAGACGACGCCGAAGGGGCCGGCCAACGCGCCAACTTCAACCTCAGCGGTGCCTTGAATGACAGCCTGGCCTTCCGCCTCTACGGTGGTGCCAACAAGACCAATGCCGATGATGCGGATATCAATGCCAATGACATCGCCGCCGTAGGGAGCCAGGTGGCGGGCCGTGAAGGCGTGCGCAACAAGGACATCAGTGGCCTGCTCAGCTGGCAGTTGAACCCCGCCCATAGCCTGGATCTGGAAGCCACTTACAGCCGTCAGGGCAACATTTACGCCGGCGACACCATGCTCAACGGTGGTGGTGCGTTCGTGAACCAGCTGTATGGCAAGGAAACCAACATTATCCAGCGCAGCAGCTATGCCTTGACGCATAACGGCGAGTACGACTGGGGCAGCTCCACTGCTTCGCTGGCCTACGACTACACCCGTAACGAGCGCCTCAATGAAGGTTGGGCCGGAGGGGGCGAGGGTGCGCCGGCGGAAGGGGCTGGGGTGTTTATGTCGCGCCTGCGCAACACCCGTGGCAATGCCGAAGTCAACTTGCCGCTGGAGATGGGCGCGCCGCAGGTGCTGACCCTGGGCGGCGAATACCTGTATGAGAGTCTGAATGACCCCGGCTCCCTGCGCGCGCAAACCTGGGACCCAGGTGTCGGCGGTGTGCCGGCGATTCCGGGTTTTGACCGCAACCAGACCAAGACCACCGCGCACAGCTTTGCCCTGTTTGCCGAGGACAATATCGAGGTAGGTGAGCGCACTATAGTTACCCCTGGGCTGCGCTATGACGACCATGAAGAGTTTGGCGGCAACTGGAGTCCGAGCCTCAACGCCTCCCATGAACTGACCGACGAGCTGACCCTCAAAGGCGGCATCGCCCGGGCCTACAAGACCCCCAACCTGTATCAGTCCAACCCCAACTACCTGCTCTACAGCATGGGCTTTGGCTGTAACGCGGCAGAAGCCAACGCCGGTGGCTGCTACCTGATCGGTAATCCGGATCTGGAGCCGGAGACCAGCATCAACAAGGAAATCGGCCTGGCTTTGGACAAAGGCACTTGGCGTACCAGCGCGACCTACTTCCGCAACGACTACAAGAACAAGATCGTTTCCAGCAACACGGCGGCTTTCCGCCTGGCGAACGGTCGTCGTGTGCAGAACTGGGAAAACTCCGGCAAGGCGGTGGTCGAGGGGGTTGAAGGCAACCTGTTCGTCACCCTCAGCCCGACGCTGGAGTGGAACACCAACTTCACCTACATGATCGAGTCCAAGGATAAGGACAGCGGCGAGCCGCTGAGCATCATCCCCGAGTACACCGTCAACACCAGCCTGGACTGGGCCGCCACCGAGAAGCTGTCGCTGCAGGTCAGCGGCACCTACTACGGCACTCAGGAGTCCCCGAGCTACAACGCCCGACGCAACGTGGCGATCGACAGTCAGGCACAGAAGGACATCGATCCCTACGGCCTGATGGGCGTCAGCGCCGGCTATGCCTTCAATGAGCAGTACAGCGTGCGCATGGGTATCAACAACCTGTTCGACAAACGCATCTACCGCGAAGGCAACGCCACCGAAGCCGGTGCCAATACCTACAACGAAGCCGGGCGTGCCTACTTCGCCTCGGTCACCGCATCCTTCTAG
- a CDS encoding class I SAM-dependent methyltransferase, with product MQVWNQGYLAELPYPHHVQPQLAPSWLVALQTALGQRAGNLQAGFRYCELGCGQGLNSLLLAASNPAGQFVAVDFNPQHIEHGRRLAAAAQLSNIEFVQADFTELLAQPGEGYDFIVAHGVYSWVAPAQRAAIRGFVEQRLKTNGLLCLGYMCQPGMAPLAAAQRFIWQHAQHSEGSPPQRVQAALEALQALQQGGAGYFVEQPEMARLLARSAEQGLDYLAHELLCEHWQPLQVADVMAEFASLGCQLIGSAIPLENIDAVSLPGNCLAAIQGLTDPALRETAKDLARNQAQRSDLYQRGDQALSATEHRQALLDSCWALLPAAPAPAPGAVEFSTRIGPLQGAAELYQPLLQALGEGPQSFAELARRPALTAQVGQLSGALQLLTWAGYAHPLLHASVDVTRCQALNRLLAEGTLQGVGYAHLAAPSLGASVSADMLEMAAARVLLEHPQLRGTLLSETIQALLRRYGLGVEQVVERVQHFEQRTLPSWQVLGVLP from the coding sequence ATGCAAGTGTGGAATCAGGGGTATCTGGCCGAGTTGCCCTATCCCCATCATGTGCAGCCGCAATTGGCGCCCAGCTGGCTGGTGGCGCTGCAGACGGCCCTCGGCCAGCGAGCTGGCAACCTGCAGGCGGGCTTTCGCTACTGCGAGCTGGGCTGTGGGCAGGGCCTGAACAGCCTGCTGTTGGCGGCCAGCAACCCGGCGGGGCAGTTTGTGGCGGTGGACTTCAATCCGCAGCACATCGAGCATGGCCGGCGTCTGGCGGCGGCTGCGCAGCTGAGCAATATCGAGTTTGTGCAGGCCGATTTCACCGAGCTGCTCGCGCAACCGGGCGAGGGTTATGACTTTATCGTCGCCCATGGGGTGTACAGCTGGGTGGCGCCTGCGCAGCGTGCGGCCATCCGTGGCTTTGTCGAGCAGCGCCTCAAAACCAATGGACTGCTGTGCCTGGGTTATATGTGTCAGCCCGGCATGGCGCCCTTGGCGGCGGCTCAGCGGTTTATCTGGCAACACGCGCAACACAGTGAAGGTTCACCGCCGCAGCGTGTGCAGGCGGCTCTGGAGGCATTGCAGGCCTTGCAACAGGGCGGCGCCGGCTATTTTGTCGAGCAGCCTGAGATGGCCCGGCTGCTGGCGCGCAGCGCCGAGCAGGGGCTGGATTACCTGGCCCATGAACTGTTGTGTGAGCACTGGCAACCGCTGCAGGTGGCCGACGTCATGGCAGAGTTTGCCAGCCTTGGCTGTCAACTGATCGGCAGCGCCATTCCACTGGAAAACATCGATGCAGTGTCGCTGCCCGGTAACTGCCTGGCCGCGATTCAGGGCCTGACGGATCCGGCGCTGCGGGAAACCGCCAAGGACCTGGCACGCAACCAGGCCCAGCGCAGTGACTTGTACCAACGCGGCGATCAGGCCTTGTCGGCCACGGAACATCGGCAAGCCTTGCTGGACAGCTGTTGGGCACTGTTGCCCGCAGCACCGGCACCGGCACCGGGGGCGGTGGAGTTTTCAACGCGCATTGGCCCGTTGCAGGGCGCTGCCGAGTTGTATCAACCCCTGTTGCAGGCCCTTGGCGAGGGGCCGCAGAGTTTTGCCGAACTGGCGCGGCGGCCCGCCCTGACGGCGCAGGTTGGCCAGCTCAGTGGCGCCTTGCAGCTGTTGACCTGGGCGGGCTATGCCCATCCGCTGCTGCACGCGTCGGTGGATGTCACCCGCTGCCAGGCGCTTAACCGTCTGCTGGCTGAGGGGACGTTGCAGGGCGTTGGTTACGCACACCTGGCCGCGCCAAGCCTGGGCGCGAGTGTGTCGGCAGACATGCTGGAAATGGCCGCCGCCCGCGTGCTGCTGGAGCATCCGCAGTTACGCGGCACCTTGCTGAGTGAAACCATTCAGGCGCTGCTGCGCCGTTATGGCCTTGGCGTGGAACAGGTTGTCGAGCGCGTGCAGCACTTCGAGCAACGCACCTTGCCCAGCTGGCAAGTACTGGGAGTATTGCCATGA
- a CDS encoding alpha/beta hydrolase, whose translation MKRCWLWWPCLLWLSVASAADYPGYQRLEPFQVQSADAQRSYQVQLLVPARAAPVSGFPVLYLLDGHAALAALEAQWLAELEAGTPPLLVFIGHAGGKPFNVPARTLDYTPARRDGQPMQAFNGVQGGGAAVFLALLEQRIKPQVAALQPVDPAQQALWGHSFGGLFVLNALFTQPASFSRYIAASPSLWWQTGLLLETERDFAGGHCPAVDRARQ comes from the coding sequence ATGAAGCGCTGCTGGTTATGGTGGCCTTGCCTGCTCTGGCTGAGCGTAGCGAGCGCTGCGGATTATCCCGGTTACCAACGGCTTGAGCCGTTTCAGGTGCAGTCGGCAGATGCCCAGCGCAGCTATCAGGTGCAGTTGCTGGTACCGGCGCGTGCGGCACCGGTCAGCGGTTTTCCGGTGCTTTACCTGCTTGATGGCCATGCCGCGCTGGCGGCGCTGGAAGCGCAATGGCTGGCCGAACTGGAGGCGGGTACGCCGCCGCTGCTGGTATTTATCGGGCATGCAGGAGGGAAGCCCTTCAATGTGCCGGCGCGCACCCTCGACTACACCCCGGCACGCCGCGATGGTCAGCCGATGCAGGCGTTCAACGGGGTGCAGGGTGGCGGTGCTGCGGTCTTTCTGGCTTTGCTCGAGCAGCGCATCAAGCCGCAGGTGGCCGCGCTGCAACCGGTTGATCCGGCGCAACAGGCGCTCTGGGGGCATTCGTTCGGCGGGCTGTTCGTGCTCAATGCCCTGTTCACCCAGCCGGCCAGCTTTAGCCGCTACATCGCCGCCAGCCCGTCGCTGTGGTGGCAAACCGGGCTGTTGCTGGAGACTGAGCGTGACTTTGCCGGGGGCCACTGCCCAGCTGTTGATCGTGCGCGGCAGTGA
- a CDS encoding DUF3649 domain-containing protein gives MSKAGETTLAWPICSRVLAGLLGGYVFTYALTAALAQLLPLDRVDALLIASLLSFTFYTLAILWAFAARSTWRAWAVLPAAAPLVLIGFWPHLLERLA, from the coding sequence ATGAGTAAGGCCGGAGAAACAACCCTGGCGTGGCCGATCTGTTCACGGGTGCTGGCCGGGCTGCTGGGCGGCTATGTGTTCACCTACGCATTGACCGCCGCCCTGGCGCAGCTGTTGCCGCTGGACCGGGTGGACGCGCTGCTGATCGCCAGTTTGCTGTCATTCACCTTCTACACCCTGGCGATTCTCTGGGCGTTTGCCGCACGCAGCACCTGGCGCGCCTGGGCGGTATTGCCAGCCGCTGCGCCGCTGGTGCTGATCGGCTTCTGGCCACACCTGCTGGAGCGCCTGGCATGA
- a CDS encoding DUF3325 domain-containing protein: protein MMTAFLGSLLLAYSSMLALCQGLERHYKQVWGRAPTLLQRRVLRGSGWLLLAASLWGCAQAWGWAMGPVGWFGMLSLSGFALALLLPYAPRLAVYAPVLGLPCWLLLYALVG from the coding sequence ATGATGACGGCATTCTTGGGCAGTCTGTTGCTGGCCTACAGCAGCATGCTGGCGCTGTGTCAGGGCCTTGAGCGGCACTACAAACAGGTCTGGGGCAGGGCGCCGACGCTGCTGCAACGCCGCGTTCTGCGTGGTAGCGGCTGGTTGCTGCTGGCGGCCAGCCTGTGGGGCTGTGCGCAAGCCTGGGGTTGGGCGATGGGCCCGGTGGGCTGGTTCGGCATGCTGTCGCTGAGCGGCTTTGCCCTGGCGTTGCTGTTGCCCTATGCACCTCGTCTTGCGGTGTACGCGCCGGTGCTGGGGCTGCCGTGCTGGCTGTTGCTGTACGCCCTGGTGGGGTAA
- the cysM gene encoding cysteine synthase CysM yields the protein MSPHYPTIADCIGNTPLVRLQRLPGNTSNTLLLKLEGNNPAGSVKDRPALSMITRAEQRGDIQPGDVLIEATSGNTGIALAMAAAIKGYRMVLIMPDNSTAERKAAMTAYGAQLILVGGMEEARDLALQMQADGKGKVLDQFANGDNPIAHYTSTGPEIWQQTGGQITHFVSSMGTTGTIMGVSRFLKEQKPEVQIVGLQPMEGAAIPGIRRWPQEYLPKIYQAERVDRIIDMGQQEAEDMMRRLAREEGIFCGVSSGGSVAAMLRLSQEVENAVMVAIICDRGDRYLSSGVYDAPGTDGQSN from the coding sequence ATGAGCCCGCATTACCCAACCATCGCCGATTGCATCGGCAACACCCCACTGGTGCGCCTGCAGCGCCTGCCGGGCAACACCAGCAACACCTTGCTGTTGAAACTGGAAGGCAACAATCCGGCCGGTTCGGTAAAGGATCGTCCGGCGTTGTCGATGATCACTCGCGCCGAGCAGCGCGGCGACATCCAGCCCGGTGATGTGTTGATCGAGGCCACCAGCGGCAACACCGGCATCGCCCTGGCCATGGCTGCGGCGATCAAGGGTTACCGCATGGTGCTGATCATGCCGGACAACTCCACCGCCGAACGCAAGGCGGCGATGACTGCCTACGGCGCGCAGCTGATTCTGGTCGGCGGTATGGAAGAGGCCCGCGACCTGGCCCTGCAGATGCAGGCCGATGGCAAGGGCAAGGTGCTCGACCAGTTCGCCAACGGCGACAACCCGATTGCCCATTACACCAGCACCGGCCCGGAAATCTGGCAGCAGACGGGCGGGCAGATCACCCATTTCGTCAGCTCGATGGGCACCACCGGCACCATCATGGGTGTCTCGCGCTTTCTGAAAGAGCAGAAGCCCGAGGTGCAGATTGTCGGTTTGCAGCCGATGGAAGGCGCGGCGATTCCCGGTATTCGGCGCTGGCCGCAGGAGTACCTGCCGAAGATTTATCAGGCCGAGCGGGTGGACCGCATCATCGATATGGGTCAGCAGGAAGCTGAAGACATGATGCGCCGCCTGGCGCGTGAAGAAGGCATCTTCTGTGGGGTGTCCTCTGGAGGCTCGGTGGCGGCGATGCTGCGCCTGTCCCAGGAAGTGGAGAACGCGGTGATGGTGGCCATTATCTGTGATCGTGGCGACCGTTACCTGTCCAGCGGCGTTTACGACGCCCCCGGTACGGATGGCCAGAGCAACTGA
- the rlmD gene encoding 23S rRNA (uracil(1939)-C(5))-methyltransferase RlmD, with amino-acid sequence MAKKDGGLRFQPSGGSRAPQVPVGKKQKLAIERQANDGRGIAFNEGRTWFVSGALAGEQIEARVLGAHGKVVEARVERILTASAERRSEACAHAKVCGGCSLQHMPHADQLALKRRMLAEQLSRLANLQPQEWAAPLVGPELGYRRRARIAVRWDNKAKRLDVGFRAAASQDIIAIGDCPVLVQPLQPILRALPQVLRELDKPQAIGHVELFSGSSSAVLIRHTAALSEADLARLQAFCTAQEAQLWLHGSAEPQPYDPAQQLSYRLNAFALDLAYRPGDFVQVNQPVNDAMVAQALDWLAPQADERVLDLFCGLGNFALPLAQRVRELVAVEGVQAMVERAAENAASNGLGNAHFFQADLSNSLADAGWAQGGFAAVLLDPPRDGALHAVKQMTTLGVKRVLYVSCNPTTLARDSAELQAQGYRLERAGILDMFPQTAHVEAMALFVRQ; translated from the coding sequence ATGGCCAAGAAAGACGGCGGTCTGCGCTTTCAACCCAGCGGTGGTTCCCGCGCGCCGCAAGTGCCGGTGGGCAAGAAACAGAAACTGGCGATCGAGCGCCAGGCCAACGATGGCCGCGGCATCGCGTTCAATGAAGGGCGTACCTGGTTTGTCAGCGGCGCACTGGCCGGCGAGCAAATCGAAGCGCGGGTGCTCGGTGCCCACGGCAAGGTGGTCGAGGCGCGTGTCGAGCGCATTCTTACGGCCAGTGCCGAGCGACGCAGCGAAGCCTGCGCGCATGCCAAGGTCTGTGGTGGCTGCAGCCTGCAACATATGCCCCACGCCGATCAGCTTGCCCTGAAACGGCGCATGCTCGCCGAGCAGCTGAGCCGCTTGGCCAATCTTCAGCCGCAGGAATGGGCCGCGCCGCTGGTCGGCCCGGAGCTGGGTTATCGCCGCCGCGCGCGCATTGCCGTGCGCTGGGACAACAAAGCCAAGCGTCTGGACGTTGGTTTTCGCGCAGCGGCCAGCCAGGACATCATCGCCATCGGCGATTGCCCGGTGCTGGTACAACCCTTGCAGCCGATCCTGCGCGCATTACCGCAGGTGTTGCGTGAGCTGGATAAACCCCAGGCCATTGGTCATGTCGAGTTGTTTAGCGGCAGCTCCAGTGCTGTGCTGATAAGGCATACCGCTGCGTTGAGCGAAGCAGACCTGGCTCGCTTGCAGGCGTTCTGCACCGCGCAGGAGGCGCAGTTGTGGTTGCACGGCAGCGCCGAGCCGCAGCCGTATGACCCAGCGCAGCAGCTGAGTTATCGCCTGAATGCTTTTGCTCTCGACCTGGCTTACCGACCTGGCGATTTTGTCCAGGTCAATCAGCCGGTGAATGACGCCATGGTTGCGCAGGCGCTGGACTGGCTGGCACCGCAGGCCGATGAGCGGGTGCTGGATCTGTTCTGCGGTCTGGGTAATTTCGCCTTGCCGCTGGCCCAGCGGGTGCGGGAACTGGTGGCGGTGGAGGGCGTGCAGGCCATGGTTGAGCGCGCCGCTGAGAATGCCGCGAGCAACGGCCTGGGCAATGCGCACTTTTTCCAGGCCGACCTGTCCAACTCGCTGGCTGACGCTGGCTGGGCGCAGGGCGGTTTTGCTGCCGTGCTGCTGGACCCGCCGCGTGATGGCGCGCTGCATGCGGTCAAGCAAATGACGACGCTTGGCGTCAAACGGGTGCTGTATGTGTCGTGCAACCCGACAACCCTGGCCCGCGACAGCGCCGAGTTGCAAGCGCAAGGCTATCGGCTGGAACGTGCCGGTATCCTCGATATGTTTCCGCAAACCGCGCACGTCGAAGCGATGGCGCTGTTTGTCAGGCAGTAG
- the relA gene encoding GTP diphosphokinase, with the protein MVQVRAHQPINDDGSINLEAWLGHVLSVDPALDRDALREACEFAREAEQQANAAKNLWTEGASSFRSGLEIAEILADLKLDQDSLVAAVIYRCVREGKVPLALVHQRFGSVVAKLVEGVLRMAAISASLNPRDSLVLGSQAQVENLRKMLVAMVDDVRVALIKLAERTCAIRAVKEADDEKRQRVAREVFDIYAPLAHRLGIGHIKWELEDLSFRYLEPEQYKQIAKLLHERRLDREHYINEVMGQLREELEATGIKADISGRAKHIYSIWRKMQRKGLQFTQIYDVRAVRVLVPQVRDCYTALGIVHTLWRHIPKEFDDYIANPKENGYRSLHTAVLGPEGKVLEVQIRTQAMHEEAELGVCAHWRYKGTDVKASSNHYEEKISWLRQVLEWHEELGDIGGLAEQLRVDIEPDRVYVFTPDGHAIDLPKGATPLDFAYRVHTEIGHNCRGAKINGRIVPLNYSLQTGEQVEIITSKHGTPSRDWLNSNLGYVTTSRARAKIVHWFKLQDRDQNVAAGKQQLERELLRLGLPHVDFEKLAEKANMKTSEDLFASLGAGDLRLAQLVNLAQQLVEPDRVNEQLELIPRKALGFKPGKRGDIQIQGVGNLLTQMAGCCQPLPGDPIVGYITLGRGVSIHRQDCASVLQLAGREPERIIQVNWGPVPVQTYPVEIVIKAYDRSGLLRDVTQVLLNEKLNVLAVNTRSNKDDNTASMSITVEIPGLDALGRLLGRISQLPNIIEARRHRVS; encoded by the coding sequence ATGGTTCAGGTCAGAGCGCATCAGCCGATCAACGACGACGGCAGCATCAACCTTGAAGCCTGGCTCGGGCATGTGCTGAGTGTTGATCCGGCGTTGGATCGTGACGCCTTGCGCGAAGCCTGCGAGTTCGCCCGCGAGGCTGAGCAGCAGGCCAATGCCGCGAAGAATTTGTGGACTGAGGGCGCGTCGAGTTTCCGCTCCGGTCTGGAAATCGCCGAAATTCTCGCCGACCTCAAGCTCGATCAGGACTCCCTGGTTGCCGCCGTGATCTACCGCTGCGTACGCGAGGGCAAGGTGCCGTTGGCGCTGGTGCATCAGCGTTTCGGCTCGGTGGTGGCCAAGCTGGTGGAAGGCGTGTTGCGCATGGCCGCTATCAGCGCCTCCTTGAATCCGCGTGATTCTCTGGTGCTAGGCTCCCAGGCGCAGGTGGAGAACCTGCGCAAGATGCTCGTGGCCATGGTCGATGATGTGCGCGTGGCGCTGATCAAACTGGCTGAGCGCACCTGCGCGATCCGCGCGGTGAAAGAGGCCGATGACGAGAAGCGCCAGCGCGTGGCTCGCGAGGTGTTCGACATCTACGCACCGTTGGCTCACCGCCTGGGTATCGGCCATATCAAGTGGGAGCTGGAGGACCTGTCCTTCCGTTATCTGGAACCCGAGCAGTACAAGCAGATCGCCAAGCTGCTGCATGAGCGCCGGCTGGATCGCGAGCACTACATCAATGAAGTGATGGGTCAGCTGCGCGAGGAGTTGGAGGCCACCGGGATCAAGGCCGATATCAGCGGTCGGGCCAAACACATCTATTCGATCTGGCGCAAGATGCAGCGCAAAGGCCTGCAGTTCACCCAGATCTACGACGTGCGCGCGGTGCGCGTGCTGGTGCCCCAGGTGCGTGATTGCTACACGGCCCTGGGTATCGTGCACACCCTGTGGCGGCACATTCCCAAAGAGTTCGACGACTACATCGCCAACCCCAAGGAAAATGGCTACCGCTCGCTGCACACCGCCGTGCTCGGTCCGGAAGGAAAGGTGCTGGAAGTGCAGATCCGCACCCAGGCCATGCACGAGGAAGCCGAGCTGGGCGTGTGTGCGCACTGGCGCTATAAGGGAACCGACGTCAAAGCCAGCTCCAACCATTACGAAGAGAAGATTTCCTGGCTGCGTCAGGTGCTCGAATGGCACGAGGAACTGGGTGATATCGGCGGCCTGGCCGAGCAGCTGCGCGTGGATATCGAGCCGGACCGGGTCTATGTGTTCACTCCCGACGGTCACGCCATCGACCTGCCCAAGGGGGCGACGCCGCTGGATTTTGCTTACCGCGTGCACACCGAGATTGGTCACAACTGCCGGGGCGCGAAGATCAACGGGCGCATCGTGCCGCTCAACTACAGCCTGCAGACCGGCGAGCAGGTAGAGATCATCACCAGCAAGCACGGCACGCCGAGCCGCGACTGGCTGAACTCCAACCTGGGTTACGTCACCACCAGTCGGGCGCGGGCAAAGATCGTCCACTGGTTCAAACTGCAGGACCGCGACCAGAACGTCGCCGCAGGCAAGCAGCAGCTTGAGCGCGAACTGTTGCGTCTTGGCCTGCCGCATGTGGACTTCGAAAAACTGGCCGAGAAGGCCAATATGAAGACCAGCGAGGATCTGTTTGCCTCCCTCGGTGCCGGTGATCTGCGCCTGGCGCAACTGGTTAACCTGGCGCAACAGCTGGTCGAGCCGGATCGGGTCAACGAGCAGCTCGAACTGATCCCGCGCAAGGCCTTGGGCTTCAAGCCAGGTAAGCGTGGCGATATCCAGATTCAGGGCGTCGGCAACCTGCTGACGCAGATGGCTGGTTGCTGCCAGCCGCTGCCGGGCGATCCGATTGTCGGCTATATCACTCTGGGCCGTGGCGTGAGCATCCACCGTCAGGACTGTGCCTCGGTGCTGCAACTTGCCGGGCGTGAGCCGGAGCGAATTATTCAGGTCAACTGGGGACCGGTGCCGGTGCAGACCTATCCGGTGGAAATTGTTATCAAAGCCTACGACCGTTCCGGTCTGCTGCGTGACGTGACCCAGGTGTTGCTCAACGAAAAGCTCAATGTGCTGGCGGTGAATACCCGCTCGAACAAGGACGACAACACCGCGTCCATGTCGATCACCGTGGAGATTCCTGGGCTGGATGCGTTGGGCCGTCTGCTGGGGCGGATTTCCCAATTGCCGAATATTATCGAGGCCCGCCGCCATCGGGTTTCCTGA
- the mazG gene encoding nucleoside triphosphate pyrophosphohydrolase: MYQLDDLLHLMARLRDPQHGCPWDLKQSYATIVPHTIEEAYEVADAIERGDFDHLPGELGDLLFQVVYYSQLAREEGRFEFAQVVDGITTKLIRRHPHVFPDGDLYGAVDVAKLEEAAVKQRWEAIKAEERAEKATAPEQLSLLDDVPTALPSLSRAIKLQKRAAQVGFDWPEALPVVDKVREELDEVLEAMSENDPEAIGEEIGDLLFVVSNLARHLKVDPETALRAANAKFERRFRFIEQALREAGRSMEDCALDELDTLWGEAKKLEKHSPSC; the protein is encoded by the coding sequence ATGTACCAACTCGACGACCTGCTGCACCTGATGGCCCGCCTGCGCGACCCGCAGCATGGCTGCCCATGGGACCTCAAGCAGAGCTACGCGACCATCGTGCCGCATACGATTGAAGAGGCCTACGAGGTGGCCGATGCTATCGAGCGCGGCGATTTTGATCATCTGCCCGGCGAGCTGGGCGATCTGCTGTTTCAGGTGGTGTATTACAGCCAGTTGGCCCGTGAAGAAGGGCGCTTCGAGTTTGCCCAGGTGGTCGATGGCATCACCACCAAGCTGATTCGCCGCCATCCTCATGTATTCCCCGATGGCGATCTGTATGGCGCGGTAGATGTGGCCAAGCTGGAAGAGGCCGCGGTCAAGCAGCGCTGGGAAGCGATCAAGGCCGAAGAGCGTGCCGAGAAGGCCACTGCCCCTGAGCAACTCTCGCTGCTTGACGACGTGCCCACGGCGCTGCCGTCGCTAAGCCGGGCAATCAAGTTGCAGAAGCGCGCCGCCCAGGTCGGCTTCGACTGGCCTGAAGCCTTGCCGGTGGTGGACAAGGTGCGCGAAGAGCTGGATGAAGTGCTCGAAGCCATGAGCGAGAACGACCCTGAGGCGATTGGCGAAGAAATCGGTGACCTGCTGTTTGTGGTCAGCAATCTGGCCCGGCACCTCAAGGTCGATCCGGAAACTGCTCTGCGTGCGGCCAACGCCAAGTTCGAACGGCGTTTTCGTTTTATCGAGCAGGCATTGCGCGAAGCGGGGCGCAGCATGGAAGATTGCGCCTTGGATGAATTGGACACGCTCTGGGGCGAAGCCAAGAAACTGGAAAAGCACTCCCCGAGTTGCTGA